In Rhizoctonia solani chromosome 6, complete sequence, the sequence aatctcccccctcttcacaatttcaattaagccagagaagcaagcggaacaattagaagtcctgatagattcaggcgccacattgtCTTTTCTTCATCCCCAAACCGCCAAGGCATTACGCCTACCTCTCATAGATCTCCCAACTCCCcgtaccgttactatgctcaatgggtcaagcccccaggctggaaaaatttGGAAAAAGGCTCATCTAACCTTCCTAATTGATGGCAAGCgcatgacggaaaccttcctgatttgcaacaCTGGAACACACGCTGCCATCTTAGGAATCAAATGGTTGGAAACGCACAACCCCAAAATTGACTGGAACTCACAAACCCTTTCCTTCCCTCACAATCCGCCAGAACACGTGaccattgccaaggaagaagaagctgatccaAATCCCTtagaaggagtaccctccaagtaccatcaatatgctaaggtatttggagaagaagaattcaataagcttcccccccACAGGCACTACgatattgggattgaactcaccAAAGAAGGACCCCTCAACTTGCCCCTttacagcatgactgacgccgagtccatcacactcaaggactggctcagggacgaattgaaggctgggaagatccgtcccagcaaGTCCTCAATCAGttcccccgtcatgtttgtccctaagaaggatggttcccgccaattggttgttgattaccGCCGCCTCAACAACCGGACCAAAAAGAATGTTTACCCACTTCCCCATCCCAATGACCtgatggcccagctctgtggtgccaaggttttCACTAAATTGGACTTGCaatggggatacaacaatgtccgtgttaaggaaggggacaaatggaaaaccgccttccgcaccaagtacggcctatacgaatccctggttatgacttttggcctgacaaacgcccccgctgccttccaacacttcatgaacaaattgttcaaagACCTGTTAGACGtttgcgtcatcatttaccttgatgacatcctgatctacttGAAGGATGATGCAACTCATACGCAACACGTCCATGAAGTCCTGCAGCGGCTACTGGataaccaactgttctgtaaggcatcaaagtgtacattccacgtcacttctgtggaatacctgggaatcattgtcttggataagggttttagtctggataagctcaagatccaggcagtacaagaatggccggtccccaccaaggtcaaagaagtccagtcattcctaggatttgccaacttcctctgtcaatttgttgccaactttagccacatggccaggccattgcacaacctggtcaagaaagacacgcCCTGGAATTGGGGTAAcaaagaacaggaagccttccaaggacTAAAGGACGCaattaccaatgcccccgtACTCTGCCATGCCAATCCCaccaaaccctacttccttgaaacagacgcctcaggggcTGCACTGGGATCCATACTGAGtcaacgccaggaagacggccAATTACACCCACTTGGTTTCCTGTCTGAGTCATTCAAAGGGGCAGAGCAGAACTACAATACACATGACAAAGAGCTACTagcaatcatccgctcctttgagtactggcgcatcttcctggaaggaacccttCATCCCATCACTGTATTCACTGATCACCgcaacttggaatattggaaagaatCTTGAACGTTCAATTGCCGCCacgccagatggcacctactactagccggttataacttccagattgtgtaCAGGCccgggaaacaatcaggaaagccagatgCCTTATCACATTGAGCGGATCATGCGGACATTCCACCAGAATCCCAGTCCATGCTACCGGACCCggtatttgccaatgttgccTTGGTTACACCAGAAAAGGAGCTACAACGACAGATCAAGTTATCCCTGGAtcaagacaagtccctggaggaaatccttcagttcctacaaaacaagtccaaggcacccccctccatcaaacgcgcgttcAAGGATTATGATATGGAGGCCGGACtgctcttctaccaaggacaaattgtagtCCCTGATGTTGGAACACTGAGAATGGACCTACTCCGCATCTTTCACaatagccccttggcaggacacccgggAAGACAGTGCACCCTagagttggtatcaaggaactactactggcccggtATCCGTGCTGATACGTATTGGCacgtggactcctgtgaGATATGCCAACAaatcaggaagcccaaataCGCGTCCATTCCCCCTCAGCCTCTTGAACTCCCTGTCAGGCCCTGGCAGCACGtgtcctatgacatgattgtggatTTACCAAAAGACGGAAGTCacaattccatcctagtcatagtGGACAGTTTCACCAAATACAGTATTTTTGTGAAATGCTCtaaaaagctcaaagcacCCAAGCTAGCGGAACTATTCCTAGAACACGTGTGGAAACGCCATGGAATGCCGGAAAAGACAATATTGGACAGAGGCAGGgtattcaacaacaaattcctacAAGCCTTGTACAAACGGTTAGGCATTGACCCTCACTTTTCATTGGCTTACCACCCTcaaagcaacggacaaacagaacaagtaaATCCATCCATTGAGCACTttctcagggcttactcaggggttaatcaacgggactggacaaaATGGTTGCCTATGGCTgaatttgcgtacaacaatgcagtCCACAGTAGCATGGGGAAAACACCgttcaaagccctgtacggGTGGGAACCCTCCCTGACGCCATCCAACATCCCaaccaacgtaccagaagcgGATGACCTAGCCAagacaatggaggcacaatggaaggaagtggggTCCGCCCTGCAGCAATCTAAGCAATGGATGATAGCCAGAGAAAGCGGAGCCCCGGTGGAATTCAaagttggagaagaagtGTGGTTGGATGCCAAGAACGTGAACCTCAAGACCCTGAGCCCCAAGCTAAtggaacaacgcttagggccattcaaGGTCATCAAAAGATCTCCGACCGCGCTTACTGACTTGAACTACCTCCAACTATGCGTctccacaacgtcttctacgtgggactcctgtcaaaagtcaaaagggatgacAAGCGCGCCTTTGAAAATTGCCCCCCTCCAATCAcggtggatggggaagaggaatatgaagtAGAAGGAATaacggacatggaagaaaggaacggaaaatggttcttcagagtcaaatggaagggctatggaccagaagaaaacacgtgggaaccccgggagaacctcaaaaatgcggggaaaattttgaaaaaataTGAGGAAGAAAtaaagaagaaggcccttggcgctgccaaggcccttagagggggggcagtgttgtagacacaatcaataccagggaatttattcccattttctcggatttaaacaaaggctaatggacaacatttttgatcacgtgacttcggcgcttatatcataagcgccgagccacgtccccatccgcgcttacctcagcatacatagccacctccacctgatgacatcactatgacacgtcagtgacatgtatgcatgagtaaggccaactacggattggggttcttatttgatacggtattgcatataaatgtatttgtaattagacagccctgtaatatataaggaggccaaccgaccatggtaacacccaggtcaattacctcttgttgcatcccactcagtgtacaagggccctaccgcccagtaaatacttagtttagctacttagatagtccacaccgccttaagcggctttgttgttgtacttagatagcttgtcaccgccttaagcggccttgttgttgtaggatagctgcttgttgccgtagttaggtttgttgttgccttagagcaactttctcattgtacaccgcggccacaagcaccatcccccttgacaccctaacggacgtctaggacaaggGTGAAATTTATAAGGCCGGTATGTACCTTACTCTCTTTTAtaacacgcatatatgctgattTGGAGTGTTTAATCAGCATGTTGGATAGCTAAGCCAATGTGTGGCCGCCCTTCAACATTTTGAGCCCATATTTGAAAATGTCCCTATGTGGCTGCAGAGGCCAAACAGAAACTTGCTGAGGAAGATTCTGCTAGGAACCCACCCAATGAGCCAAACGGTTTGGGTCCTGATTTGGGTGTACC encodes:
- a CDS encoding Retrotransposable element Tf2 protein, with protein sequence MATRSRPASQTRSPIDQGELGPHLLTAPYVKLGEVSLERITSLLLGLLGQVENLERKVEEVQEAGVKACTNLENISQAVDTVKDGLRSLQLHGPRTPEDTKPLAVEATPRPLSKVDPTGSTSQGLPTFAQPTPVQAVPPQVPSPPLSPRLQSPIGTAAPPPPAPVAAYPAPVKVDHPDAYTGKIGSKAKQWLTRMLAWTRLNLQMFPTNQEVLSFLLMNMKDTAGAWAHPHLDQLGSHQAIIQTVEGFKLEFLAAFGNPDATRAAEQKITTLTQSGTCADYITNRQIATCKYQPRTLLELQNAALVINNALQEERASHPPRDNKSSRPSNPARGTSTGQSTTGSKKLSNDPNFVLEEERNCRRAAGACIKCGKMGHKFAECRTGWKSTPIEDKGKTKETAKTGKDSKYQLGKEISPLFTISIKPEKQAEQLEVLIDSGATLSFLHPQTAKALRLPLIDLPTPRTVTMLNGSSPQAGKIWKKAHLTFLIDGKRMTETFLICNTGTHAAILGIKWLETHNPKIDWNSQTLSFPHNPPEHVTIAKEEEADPNPLEGVPSKYHQYAKVFGEEEFNKLPPHRHYDIGIELTKEGPLNLPLYSMTDAESITLKDWLRDELKAGKIRPSKSSISSPVMFVPKKDGSRQLVVDYRRLNNRTKKNVYPLPHPNDLMAQLCGAKVFTKLDLQWGYNNVRVKEGDKWKTAFRTKYGLYESLVMTFGLTNAPAAFQHFMNKLFKDLLDVCVIIYLDDILIYLKDDATHTQHVHEVLQRLLDNQLFCKASKCTFHVTSVEYLGIIVLDKGFSLDKLKIQAVQEWPVPTKVKEVQSFLGFANFLCQFVANFSHMARPLHNLVKKDTPWNWGNKEQEAFQGLKDAITNAPVLCHANPTKPYFLETDASGAALGSILSQRQEDGQLHPLGFLSESFKGAEQNYNTHDKELLAIIRSFEYWRIFLEGTLHPITVFTDHRNLEYWKES